The following proteins are co-located in the Sandaracinaceae bacterium genome:
- a CDS encoding ribonucleotide-diphosphate reductase subunit beta: protein MSLLDPGLDLTLRPMRYPVFYEMYRAAIRNTWTVEEVDFSTDVADLTDRMSDGDRHLVKRLVAFFATGDSIVSNNLVLNLYRHLNAPEARMYLSRQLYEEALHVQFYLTLLDTYLPSPEERAESFAAVETIPSIRRKAAFCAKWMDSVRDVDALLTVAERRRFLLNLICFAACIEGLFFFAAFAYVYFLRSRGLLHGLAAGTNWVFRDESAHMAFAFEAVRVIRAEEPELFDADLERAVVEMMGEAIECELAFADDLLSSGVLGLHRDDVRRYLEHCADQRLVTLGIAPRYGSANPFPFMALQDVQELANFFERRVSAYQVGVAGEVVFDAKF, encoded by the coding sequence GTGAGCCTCCTCGACCCGGGCCTCGACCTCACGCTCCGCCCGATGCGCTACCCGGTGTTCTACGAGATGTACCGCGCAGCGATCCGGAACACGTGGACGGTCGAGGAGGTCGACTTCTCCACCGACGTCGCCGACCTCACCGATCGGATGAGCGACGGGGACCGCCACCTCGTGAAGCGCCTCGTCGCGTTCTTCGCGACCGGCGACTCGATCGTCTCGAACAACCTCGTCCTGAACCTCTACCGCCACCTCAACGCGCCCGAGGCGCGCATGTACCTCTCGCGCCAGCTCTACGAGGAGGCGCTCCACGTCCAGTTCTACCTGACGCTCCTCGACACTTACCTCCCCTCGCCCGAGGAGCGCGCCGAGTCCTTCGCCGCGGTGGAGACCATCCCATCGATCCGCCGCAAGGCCGCGTTCTGCGCGAAGTGGATGGACAGCGTCCGCGACGTCGACGCGCTGCTCACCGTCGCCGAGCGGCGCCGCTTCCTCCTCAACCTCATCTGCTTCGCCGCGTGCATCGAGGGCCTCTTCTTCTTCGCCGCCTTCGCGTACGTCTACTTCCTCCGCTCGCGCGGCCTCCTCCACGGCCTCGCGGCCGGGACCAACTGGGTGTTCCGCGACGAGAGCGCGCACATGGCCTTCGCGTTCGAGGCCGTGCGCGTGATCCGCGCCGAGGAGCCGGAGCTCTTCGACGCGGACCTCGAGCGCGCCGTCGTCGAGATGATGGGGGAGGCGATCGAGTGCGAGCTCGCCTTCGCCGACGACCTCCTCAGCAGCGGCGTCCTCGGCCTCCACCGCGACGACGTGCGCCGCTACCTCGAGCACTGCGCCGACCAGCGGCTCGTCACGCTCGGCATCGCGCCCCGCTACGGGAGCGCGAACCCGTTCCCGTTCATGGCCCTCCAGGACGTCCAGGAACTCGCCAACTTCTTCGAGC